TCCGATATAAATCGaggattatttttatcgtaggGAACAACTGCTGAGAGTGCTCAGTAGTATGgtaaacgataattttttaccgGCGCTGAAGGAGTGTCGCCGATCACAATTGTATTTAAGATCCACTTTGGAGCAATTGTTGACAGAATTGAAACCTGTGGAAAACCAGGACGAGATAGACATGTGTGCCGAACTCCTGGATAAAGTATTTTCCGAGCCGGAAACGAGTCAAGAGAGATAACACGAATTTGTATCATAATCTTTCCTCTAAATAAACATAACAATGTTTGCAATTCTAACAATGTGCTTTTAACTAGTTTCAGATAATTGAAAGGaatatacaatgtgtatagATTTTAAGGCAAAACTATTTCTCAAATGTACCAAGCAATGAAGCAAATCTGAATATTTTGTTCTGCAAACCGATGTTTGAAAGATCAATCTTTGCCCCGCGCTCAACTTTTATAAACACGATTGACGACATTTGTTTTTGAAATCTTTCACGTTCTGAGTCGCGCGTAACTTCCTGTATTTTAAACACGTGCGTATGAACCAGTTGGCCCTGTCGCGTAAACCTTTGATAGTACTAACCGGTGTTTCCCGAAATTAATCCGATCAACGGAATGCTCACGCACGTCCGGTGCGTCACGTCAATCAGGCGGTTCGTTTCATCATCCATCCCCACCATCTCTCCGCTGGCGTGTACGCCAGATACTCCGCTACTCTTCTCTGTCTTCCCCAGTTCGCTGTGCTCTCTCCCGatacctttctctctccctcctgcTGGCGCGCGTTTGGTCGAGTTGACCGAATGTTAGCCGGTTGACACAGTCGACCGGCAGCTCTCATCGGATCTTGTTAAGTGACTCGCCCTTCTTCCGGGATCCTCCAAATGTCTCGGGAATACTTGAGCATACGTTCGCTCGAGATCACGAGACAGTTGCTGACGGATCGATCTTTGCGGAGCGGATTTCTCCGACCGACTTGACCCAGGATCGATCTTGATGAGGATCCAGCGCATCGCTGGTGCAGAGTAGACACGTGAAACAGTCGAGATGACGGCAAAAAAGGAGCATCTTGTAATTATGGTATTCCGTCGACTATCGGAGCCGCCTcacgaattaataaattgaacacGGAAGAACGGCGAGTTATCCGCGAGGGATTCAGAGAGACGCAAACGCGTGCATCAGCGATGATTGAGAATTGATTCGGCGATCATCACCGTGTCGAAAGTGAAACTTGTCATCAATTCGACTACGTAGAACTGTCACTGATCCAATAAAGATCCGACAAAGAGCTATTGGCGATCTCCTACAATtggaacaaaattataaaataattagatttttgTTTTGATCAGAAAAAACTTTACTGCATACTGCATAtctatagaaaagaaaaaatatgagacCATTCGAATTGAAATGGGATTTTTCATCGAGAGACACGGATTCGGAGAATTCGAACTTTTAGAGAAACTGAGAAAACTGAGACACGCACCAGATAAAGGTGTGTTAacgcgtgttttttttttaattacgaagagggtaattacaagaaaaaactTCGTGACCATCTTGTAGGAAGAGGATATATAAGTCACAACGTGTACAAATTCTTAACGATAAATCCAGGGATATAGAACGTGGAACATTGAgttccctatctactatcagaaacgagataaaaaagaaataaagaagataaagtaataaattaaaaagaaacacgGTAGAGACTCGCTCGTTACTCGACTTTCTTTTTCGCGAGAGAGCACAAAGATGAATAGTACGCAAGAAAACGAACTCTGGGTATTTGGATATGGGTCACTCTGCTGGTATCCCGGTTTCTCATATACTAGAAGCACAACCGGCTACGTGAAGGGCTTCAGCAGGCGGTTCTGGCAGGGCAACATCACGCATCGCGGAACGGCAGAAAAGGTGAGCCAAATTGTGTCCCCTTCGgtcctttcttctttattctttaactACCGTCGAATACCGCATTCGTCATCCATGACCGTGTAGAGTCGATTCCTCATTGAGAAACCTGCGTATTCGAGGTATTAAAAGAAACTTATTTTCGCAAGATAAAATTGCGTTTAAATTTTCGCACAATCTTTTGTTtggttctttcttttttgacGATAAAACCGAGACGGTTACcgaataatatgtaaataatttcatgtCTGACGAATAATCggaacaataaatatttcagaaaatgtcGCAGGCGTTATctcgataataaataatggaaGTTATGGAAATGCACACTTGAGGAGCGATTGCTTGCTAGAGTTAATATATTCGtgttattatacaatattatttacgcCGTATATTCGGTTAATGTTGTAAAAAGTGAACGTTGAAGAATTCtgcaatatgataaatttaaaaactgttaAAACTTTGAGATATAATTCTGGTATTCTAGTGATGTTATTACTCATAACTCATAGCGACTTTATACTAATTTTACACGTCAACTTCTCGCGTATTAATGCCTGCCGATGTGCATCTTCAGTTCACGTGATAATAAAAGATCGGAACAGCTGTACGGACTTTGGATAAAGCAAACATTCGTGGCAACGACCCTATCgatacgataaataaaatagcaaacGAAATCTCACTTATAAATGGTAAcaaatagtaattaattatgctcttcaatcaaagaaaagaaagaacgcGTCCTACATTCGCCATCACGTTACTATGTTTACAGATTGGAATATTATTTGGTtccgaaatatatatgtttaatgtaAACATTACGTCAATGTATATGCGTGTTATATatgcgataaaatatatagagcgCTTTTATATCTCGAACAAAGTTAGCTgaaattggtaaaaaaaaaaaaaataaaataaaaataaaacttaacaAAATTACTAACAAAGTCGTAGATGTCTGGCAAGGTTGGCGTTTacactttcttcgtttaaaAGCTTTTGCTTATCGTTAACGTTCTGCTGAATTCAACCCTTGGCGAAGATATTCGcagtatttgtaatatatttttgcgtatGAAAATATGTCCCATACACTTTACacgtgatttttatttttagtcatTTGCGAACTCTATTAATATCTGAATTTTATTGCGCTCGCCGGTGTATACAGCGCATTCTTTTTCTGGCGCTGGCCAGATTCCAAGCGTGCAATACATTTTTCGCGACATTGATCATATACACCGATATATGTGATTGTCTGGGCTTGATAAGAGTCCGTCGACATGTACGTGACTTGGATAAAATTGCGAATTTGAAGGACGCGAATTTGAACGTAACGTGCGCAAAgtaaaaattgcataattactcgaaatttattttgatcctCTTTGTTTTAACACGCACAAGGAAACTCGTGCGCTTTGTCAGTTCCCTCATTGTGTCTTCTTTGTTTCACTTATGTTTCATCTTTTTTAACTGAAATCGATTGAAGaatatcttgatatttataaaattattattaacatgtaAATATAACCATCTGAAAGTAATTATGTAaagattaaaatgtaaataaatatttagcaGAAAATCACTGCTTTTATTTGGATATGAGACTTAGATAGAGATTGCTTATAGACacttttagaataaaatgttcCCATAAAAAGGGTCTAATTGTAAAAGTCATAGTTTCCTTTTTAACGAAGAAAGGGTAAATGAATGTTGCGGTAATGCGTTTTGTATTACACTTGCGTATAAATTACgtgaaattgtatatacaaCCAGTTATAAACCAGTAGTAACTGATATCTTCAATGAGAGATAAAGCTCCGTGTCGTGGCTTACTCCTTGTTTTGCCTTTCGCCTTTTGCAACAGTGTGATATGTATTTtctgcttatatatataagtctaCATATAGTGATatacaaacatataataatattatataataatattatataatcttttgataaaaattaaatgatacttacatatatgatatgtatatctatCTGTCTCCATCAGAGCAAACTTGTTCTATATGCGTATTTTGTTCCAcatcgaaaaaattttcaaacacaaattaatttaactctTTCTATCTTAATCTCTTAATAAGATCGACTGTTACATTTTTACGTCGCggttcataaaaaattatgttgcaGCCTGCACGAGTCGCCACCCTAATCGAGGACAAAGAGGTACTTGTACTCTaatactaatttattaattgcgtTGTGTCGCAATACAAATCTCGATCATGGGAATAATGTGTAatcgagatttttttttcgctgaCAGGCTGTAGTTTACGGACGAGCGTTTCAGCTTGAAGACAGCGCGGCGTTATCCTATTTGGAAAACCGCGAATGCTCCTTAGGAGGATACCTGACGACCATCGCGACATTTCACAGCCGGGACGGGGACAAGCAATTCCCCGTAGTAATTTACATCGCCACCAACAAGAACGAGCAGTGGCTCGGCGAGGCATCGTTGCAGACTATAGCGCGTCAAATTACTGAATGTTCCGGTCCGAGCGGACATAACGTCGAATACCTCTTACGGTAAGAGATACACATAACGTAAGTTGTTTTCTAAATTCATTATTGTCTGACACGTTGATAAcgttacaaattataatacaaattataacaagacgataaaaatatttgtccgACTGTTGTGACAGCTTGGCGGAGTTCATGCACCGTTACTTGCCGGAGGCGCACGACGAGCATCTCTTCACGCTAGAAATGCTGGTGCGCTCGCAAATAAAGGAAGAGAGCATGTGCTTGGCGACGCTGATGGGAAATCGCAACTTCGTCGTCGACCTCGACGTCGAGGACGCGGAATCGGCCGTTCAAGCGGAAGAAATTAACGGGCGACCCCGCGAGAGCTCCTTCCAATTCAGCGCGCGGATCCCGTCCAAGAGCTTGCGTTGCGTAAAAATGTAGCCAATTGGTCAATTAGACATAGCTGTATTTTTCAACTTCAATCGCAGATTGAACGCGTGATAGAAAATGAAGGAAGCGGCAGCTTATTTTCTTAGGAAAAAGCGCAACTCGAGTATGAACTTTGTGTGATGAGAATGTAGGCTTGTTCGCGTTGCTTGAAATCCCcaaacatttttgcacttgaaatgagataaatatatattcggccgttggagagagagaaagcgaagatgctgagtgcaaaaagtgcaaGCAACGCGAACAGACCCTGTATGAAAGCGTGAATTATAATAGCGAGATCACATTCTCATAGGGATATTGACTGAATCCTAAATTAGAAAAGCATGTAGTTGAAGAGAAGCGTGTAAAGAAAAGAAGCTACagtctaaatttaaatttaaaaagttgcaaATTTCTTTGAGAATACGATCTCACTGCTGGTATGTATCTCCCTTAGGAGGTGTTTGTGAGATGGCTGTGTTAATTTTGTAACGCGCACAACGTGCTGGACACGTGCACACCTAGATTGAATTTCTTCGCTATTTTATAACACTATTACTctttattacgtattatttttaatataagaggGCGCTATCTCTTCTGCTATTTTAATACACTGAGAGTTGTAGTCGCGGAGTCACggataaagataaagaaatagcCCTTTCTTTAAAGTCGTGAAAATTCCCAACGTCTAAGGCGTGACGAAAGGAAAAAACGTTTGTGTATGTTTATGTGTGAAACATTTACGGCAGAGACCgtttatgttttaaaacgGTACGTTTTGGTATTACGAATTTTTAACCTGCTTATACATcggttaatttaaatatatattgacatatttcgaacattgtacatatgtatatttatctcCAATACGAATtatgttcttttttatattataccatATCCTACAcatgtagataaaaataattaataagatagttatctgtaaaagataaaagacaCAAGTCTCAAAGTTTTCTAACATACGTcgataaaatagagaaattatTGTTGACTATCGATATGCTAGCGACTTTGCGCTTGTGATCTTACTATCGATAATATTGCTACCTTCTTTGACATAATTGTAACACTGaagtatatttacattttttatatacagaaactgatttttatcttgttcaataaaatatatattttcctgaTCATCTTATCTCGAAATTATCCAGAAAATTATGGTAGTTATAGTACTTCATCTACATCCGATCATTCTCCCTAGCGAAGATAGCGTGTGACGGCAAATTTTACACAgcttatattttgattttctcAAAACACGTTCGATCCGCCGAGAAATTTATGAACGGTACATCGTAATATGGAACAGCCATTCATCCAGCCGCTTAGACTCTCCATGAATATTAGACTGACTATCCTACGGAACGTTGCGCTGCATTTTAGCTACcattattttacgtaataatttGAACGTTCaagttttagaaaaagatttcCTGGAGCACACACTCGATAACAGTATTCTAACGGAACAATAGTTCCCTCCCCGCGTCGTTCTATTAGCGATATTATGTCTATAACTGCGTTATCGATTTAACCTGTCGAAATGATCGGAGACGACATGCGTTTCGCTGAAAATCGAGAAAGCGAATCGCCAAAGTCTGATAAAGAAGATTGTACGTGCAATTCCATctgtgataattaattaacaagtaaAATATCAATTGACATAACAGAGAAATACTAATCTATGGTCAAAAACACATCGCGTAACGAGAGACAGTATAAGAGCATTTAAGGTCATTTCTTTTCAAACGGAAAGCTGGTaacgtattaatatattttacaaggtCCAAGCTTCTCTAATCTGAAAGCTCGTAACGGACtgttcgaaa
The nucleotide sequence above comes from Temnothorax longispinosus isolate EJ_2023e chromosome 4, Tlon_JGU_v1, whole genome shotgun sequence. Encoded proteins:
- the LOC139811819 gene encoding putative glutathione-specific gamma-glutamylcyclotransferase 2, producing MNSTQENELWVFGYGSLCWYPGFSYTRSTTGYVKGFSRRFWQGNITHRGTAEKPARVATLIEDKEAVVYGRAFQLEDSAALSYLENRECSLGGYLTTIATFHSRDGDKQFPVVIYIATNKNEQWLGEASLQTIARQITECSGPSGHNVEYLLRLAEFMHRYLPEAHDEHLFTLEMLVRSQIKEESMCLATLMGNRNFVVDLDVEDAESAVQAEEINGRPRESSFQFSARIPSKSLRCVKM